One Pseudomonas sp. B21_DOA genomic window, CGAGCAACGTCAGCTTCTGCACGAACCCCAGATTGGCGTAAGGCACTGCGGGGCATCGCGCGCCATACCGAGCTTCCAATTCCAGGCGATCACGCGCGGCCCGGGCGGCAAGCTGCTGATGGCGTAACTTGAAACACTCTGTGCAGCTGCACGTCGTCTGGCGGCTATGGGTACCGGGAAGGCTTTGCTGGTGCTCACAGCGTACGCATTTGAATGTACTGCGCAGCGAAAGCGGAGTACCTCTGGCGTGTCGGCGTATCCACATCGGCAGATTGCAGTAAGGACAGCTGAGGTCGGCACTGATAACCGGGGGCAGAACCTTGAGCAGACTGCGCACCGTTGCAGGGATCTGAAATTCCGCCATCAGCGCGGCAGTTTTTTCGCCGTCGAGATAGCGCTTGTAGATCTCCTCGATCTGTTCCTCGGACAGGTGGCGGATTTCTTCGGCGCGGTCGAAATATTGGGTCATGGCAAAGTTCCTTTTTTGGGGTCGTCGTAACGCACTCCATTGCGCAAGAGCGGCGAAACTAACGGTAAAAAGGCGGCCATCACAAGCGAAAAATCGCAATTTCGGGTGGATTTTGCGCATCCGGCAATTGCCTTACGCTGGCGTCGGATTTTCCCTTCTTGCTACTCGGAACTGGGCGACGGAAATGTCCTGCTTTGCCACTTTTTACCGATGCAGGCAGCGCGAACGAGCAGAGACTGGCAAAATCGCGCCTTCGAACAGATTCATCGCCGCCACTGCCCAGGATTTCCCCAATGCAAATGACCACCGCCCTACTGATCGTCAACCCGTGCGACGACGAAGAAGACAACATGGCCATGCTGTGCTGCCACAGCGACAAAGGCGAGATGTTCCTGATGAGCCGTTATCCGGATGAGGATGAGCTGGAAATCACCCTGGATGGCGAGCCTTCGACGCTTGACGGGGTGAAGGTCACGCTGACGTCGAAACTGCTTAAGATCGAGATTGCTGCGGCGGATGCCGATGCGTTGAATGGCGATGATGTGCTGGAGATCGCGTTCAACCCGGATATGGTGGATATGGATGAAGTTGTCGAGACTTTGAAGAACATTCTCGATGGGACCGGGACCTTTATCAGCGAGGTTTAATGGGGCCTGCAAGGGCCCTATCGCTGGCAAGCCAGCTCCCACAGGGACCGATGCGCTGCACCAATCGCATGCACTGCGCCGAAACCTGTGGGAGCTGGCTTGCCAGCGATAGGGCCGGTACTGGCGCCGCTACAATTTCCTGCTTTGCGAAAGATCAAAAGATCGCAGCCTTCGGCAGCTCCTACAGGGGATCGCATTCCAACCGGGAAGCTGCCGAAACCCGCGATCTTTTGCTCTTTTGCACAAAATGCCGTTAGTCGCCGCCCCCACGATGGATTAAAGTAACGCCCCCAGCCCCGGCGTTATCCGAACGCCCCGGCCACCCCTTTCCAGGAACAGTCACCGATGGAACATCGTGAAGCGCTGCTAGCGCTGCGAACCTTTCTTTCAACGCAGATTCTCGGCCAGGAAAAACTCATCGAGCGCTTGCTCATCGCCCTGCTCGCCGACGGCCATATGCTGGTCGAGGGCGCTCCCGGTCTGGCCAAGACCAAAGCGATCAAAGAACTCGCCGAGGGCATCGAAGCCCAGTTCCATCGAATCCAGTTCACCCCCGACCTGCTGCCGGCCGACATCACCGGCACCGAAATCTACCGTCCGGAAACCGGCAGTTTCGTCTTCCAGCAAGGGCCGATCTTTCACAATCTGGTGCTGGCTGACGAAATCAACCGCGCGCCGGCCAAGGTGCAATCGGCCTTGCTCGAAGCGATGGCCGAGCGTCAGGTCAGCGTCGGGCGCAGCACCTATGAGCTGTCGCCGCTGTTTCTGGTGATGGCCACGCAGAACCCGATCGAACAGGAAGGCACCTATCCGCTGCCCGAAGCCCAGCTCGACCGTTTCCTCATGCACGTCAAGATCGGCTTCCCCGACGCCGCTGTCGAACGGCGCATCCTCCAGCAGGCCCGTGGCGAGGCGCTGAACGGCGAGACCAAGCCCGAGCGCCGGGTCAGCCAGCAGGCGATCTTCGCCGCGCGCAAGGAAATCCTTGGTTTGTACATGGCCGACGCCGTGGAGGAATACCTGGTGCAACTGGTCATGGCCACGCGTAACCCGGCCAAGTTCGACCCGGAAATGGCCGAGTGGATCGCCTACGGCGCCAGTCCGCGCGGCTCGATCGCCCTTGATCGCTGCGCCCGCGCCCACGCCTGGCTGGCCGGTCGCGATTTCGTCAGCCCGGAAGACATTCAGGCGGTGCTGTTCGACGTGTTGCGCCATCGCATCATTCTATCGTTCGAAGCCGAAGCTGCTGGCATCGATCAGGACCGCGTGGTGCAGCGGATTCTCGACGTCGTCGCCGTCGCTTGACCCCCATGAACGCCGCCCTGCCCTCCGAACCCGGTATCCGCATCAGCCTCGCCGAGCTGATCGAAATGCGTCACCGCGTGCGCGAGGTACAGTTGTTTTCCACGCCGAGTCAGCGCAGCCCGCTGATCGGTCTGCATCACTCGAAATTCCGTGGCCGTGGCGTCGACTTCGATCAGGTGCGGGTGTATCAGGCCGGAGACGATGTGCGCACCATCGACTGGCGCGTCACCGCGCGCACGCAAGAGCCGCACACCAAGCTGTTCCATGAAGAACGCGAGCGGCCGATTTTCATCATGGTCGAGCAAAGCACGCGGTTGTTTTTCGGCTCGGGGCTGATGTTCAAATCGGTGCTGGCGGCGCAGGTCGCGGCGTTGATTGGCTGGGCGGCACTGGGGCACAACGACCGCGTCGGCGGATTGGTGTTCGGCGACAACGAGCACTACGAAATCAAGCCTCGCCGGAGCAAGCAGAGCCTGCTGCAATTGCTCAACCGCCTGGTCAAGGTCAATCAGTCGCTGCACAGCGAGCGCGAGCCGGATCGCGATGCCTTCGGCGTGGCCCTGCGCCGCGCCCGGGAAGTGCTGCGACCGGGCAGTCTGGCCATCGTCATTTGCGATGAACGCGCGTTGTCCGACAGCGCCGAGCAGCAGTTGAGTTTGCTGGCGCGGCATTGCGATCTGCTGATGTTGCCGCTGTCCGATCCGCTCGATCACGCCCTGCCCGCCGCTGGTCTGCTGCGCTTCGCCGAGCGTGGCGCGCAACTGGAAATCGACACGCTGAATTTCGACCTGCGCCAGACCTACCGCGCTCAGGCCGAAGCGCGCATTGCCCGCTGGGAATTGCTCGCACAAAAGCTGCGGGTGTTGCTGATGCCGTTGAGCACGCAGAGCGAAATGGTCGAGCAGATGCGCGAGTTCCTCAACCCGCAGCGTCCGGGGAAAGGTCGATGAACGGCCTCGACCAACTGCAACCGCTGATCTCGCCGCCGCCGATCGCCTTCTGGCCGCCAGCACCGGGCTGGTGGCTGCTGCTTCTGCTGTTGCCGCTGCTGGGTTTTGCCGTGTGGAAGTTGCGCCGCTTCATTCCGATGAAGAAACGCCCGGTGATGCGCGCCGAGCAACCACTGGACCCGGTACGCATCGCCGCGCTCGCCGAACTGGCGCAAATGCCCAAGCCTTACGACGGCGCTCCGGCCGGTGCCTGGCTGCAACAACTCAACGGCCTGCTCAAACGCCTGTGCCGCAACCACTATCCGTACAGCCAGAGCCACACCCTCAACGGGCGCAAATGGCTGGCCTTCCTCGATAACCGCTGCCCGGCTGCCGGCCTGACGCGTTGGATGGTGCTGGTCGAAGGCGCGTACAAACCGGAATGCAAACTCGACGACAAAGCCATCGCCGGCCTGACCCAAGCGGTCGACACGTGGATTCGCAAACATGTTTGAGTTCGCCTGGCCGTGGATCTTCGTGCTGTTGCCGCTGCCGTGGTTGATGCGTCTTGTCCTGCCGGTGGCCGACAGCGGCGAGCCGGCGCTGAAAGTCAGCTTCCTCGCCGACCTCGAAGGCCTCGCCCGCCGCCGCGCTCGCGCCAACTTGCCGGCCTGGCGGCAGCAGGCGCCGTTTATCCTGTTGTGGCTGATCCTGCTGATCG contains:
- a CDS encoding MoxR family ATPase → MEHREALLALRTFLSTQILGQEKLIERLLIALLADGHMLVEGAPGLAKTKAIKELAEGIEAQFHRIQFTPDLLPADITGTEIYRPETGSFVFQQGPIFHNLVLADEINRAPAKVQSALLEAMAERQVSVGRSTYELSPLFLVMATQNPIEQEGTYPLPEAQLDRFLMHVKIGFPDAAVERRILQQARGEALNGETKPERRVSQQAIFAARKEILGLYMADAVEEYLVQLVMATRNPAKFDPEMAEWIAYGASPRGSIALDRCARAHAWLAGRDFVSPEDIQAVLFDVLRHRIILSFEAEAAGIDQDRVVQRILDVVAVA
- a CDS encoding DUF58 domain-containing protein gives rise to the protein MNAALPSEPGIRISLAELIEMRHRVREVQLFSTPSQRSPLIGLHHSKFRGRGVDFDQVRVYQAGDDVRTIDWRVTARTQEPHTKLFHEERERPIFIMVEQSTRLFFGSGLMFKSVLAAQVAALIGWAALGHNDRVGGLVFGDNEHYEIKPRRSKQSLLQLLNRLVKVNQSLHSEREPDRDAFGVALRRAREVLRPGSLAIVICDERALSDSAEQQLSLLARHCDLLMLPLSDPLDHALPAAGLLRFAERGAQLEIDTLNFDLRQTYRAQAEARIARWELLAQKLRVLLMPLSTQSEMVEQMREFLNPQRPGKGR
- a CDS encoding DUF4381 domain-containing protein; this encodes MNGLDQLQPLISPPPIAFWPPAPGWWLLLLLLPLLGFAVWKLRRFIPMKKRPVMRAEQPLDPVRIAALAELAQMPKPYDGAPAGAWLQQLNGLLKRLCRNHYPYSQSHTLNGRKWLAFLDNRCPAAGLTRWMVLVEGAYKPECKLDDKAIAGLTQAVDTWIRKHV